A single Paenibacillus kribbensis DNA region contains:
- the rseP gene encoding RIP metalloprotease RseP, which yields METIQIVLMTVLMFFVIVTVHEWGHYYFAKRAGILVREFAIGFGPKLFSYKRNETRFTLRLLPFGGFARMAGEDPEVNEIEAGQTIAVRVTDGVVKTIYLDQLDNRKNVVRGEVLDIDLEEALTVKLDVDGEDQQYTVHPQAMMVTKGQSIQIAPKDRQYGSKTVGQRALAIFAGPLMNFILAFILFGLHIQMVGIQVENPTYVQISEITAGMPAAEADLHKGDIIESVNGTAIGANVENLIKLIADSQDKPMKWKVRRDNQTFDLTITPRAMEGQKGGKVGIVPELPKRQAGVGETFKFAGQSMVRTTDIIFQGFSQLIQRFSINDLGGPVRTFEVTGQIAKQGIEQLTYWTAIMSLYLGIFNLLPIPALDGSRLVFLGVEAVRGRPIDPGREGMVHFVGFAMLFLLMIAVTYNDILRLING from the coding sequence TTGGAAACGATTCAAATAGTGTTGATGACGGTGCTCATGTTTTTCGTCATAGTGACGGTGCATGAATGGGGGCATTATTATTTTGCCAAACGCGCCGGGATTCTGGTACGGGAGTTTGCGATCGGTTTCGGTCCGAAACTGTTTTCTTATAAAAGAAACGAGACGCGATTTACGCTACGTTTGTTGCCTTTCGGTGGTTTCGCCCGCATGGCGGGAGAAGATCCGGAGGTTAATGAAATTGAAGCCGGACAAACGATTGCTGTACGCGTAACGGACGGCGTCGTTAAAACCATTTATCTGGATCAATTGGATAACCGTAAAAATGTGGTCCGTGGCGAAGTTTTGGATATTGATCTGGAAGAGGCGCTGACTGTAAAATTGGATGTGGATGGTGAAGATCAGCAATACACTGTACACCCGCAAGCGATGATGGTAACCAAAGGACAATCCATTCAAATTGCTCCGAAGGATCGGCAGTATGGCAGCAAAACGGTGGGACAGCGCGCGCTGGCTATTTTTGCTGGACCACTGATGAATTTTATTCTTGCCTTTATTCTGTTTGGTCTGCATATCCAGATGGTCGGGATACAAGTGGAGAACCCCACTTATGTTCAAATTAGTGAAATTACAGCGGGGATGCCTGCTGCCGAGGCTGATTTGCATAAGGGAGATATCATTGAATCGGTGAATGGTACTGCAATTGGTGCGAATGTTGAAAATTTGATCAAGCTGATTGCCGATTCTCAAGACAAGCCGATGAAGTGGAAGGTTCGCCGCGATAATCAAACATTTGATCTTACCATCACACCTCGTGCAATGGAGGGGCAAAAGGGCGGCAAAGTAGGTATCGTGCCTGAACTTCCAAAGCGCCAAGCAGGGGTTGGAGAGACCTTTAAATTTGCCGGACAATCCATGGTAAGAACGACCGATATTATTTTCCAGGGATTTAGCCAGCTCATTCAACGCTTTTCTATTAATGATCTGGGCGGTCCTGTACGTACTTTTGAAGTGACGGGACAAATTGCCAAGCAGGGCATTGAGCAGTTAACGTATTGGACGGCTATTATGAGTCTCTATCTGGGGATATTTAATTTGTTGCCTATCCCGGCGCTGGATGGTAGCAGACTTGTGTTCCTCGGTGTAGAGGCGGTAAGAGGACGTCCCATTGATCCGGGCAGAGAAGGAATGGTCCATTTTGTTGGTTTTGCTATGCTATTCCTGCTTATGATCGCAGTCACGTACAACGATATTTTACGCTTAATTAACGGTTAA